The sequence CGCGCTCCCGGTCACTTCGCCGCGACGCGCGCGGCTTCGATCTCGGCGTCGATCTCGCGGTCGGTGATGGCAGCGAGGCCCGATGCTTCCGCTTCCCGCCAACTGGCACGCAGCGCGGCGCGTGCCAAGGCGCGGCGCAGGTCGCGGTCTTCGAGTGCGATATCGCCGAGCGCGGGCACCAGGAAATAGGCCGGTCCTTGTTGGCCCGAGAGCAGGACGGTTTCGTCGGCGGCGGCGCCTTCCAGCGCCTTGGTGCCGCGCGTACGGAAGTCGCGCAGGGAAACGCATCGCATGGGGATCACCTCGGCGGCCAGCGTAGCCAAAACGGCTACGGGAGGAAAGTGCGTGACGGTGGCCGTCTCCCGCCCGAACCGCTTCGGTCTTCGCTGCCGCGCTCGCGGGGTCGCGCTCAGGGCGCCGGCTGCAGCGCGCCGTCGGGGACGCTGGCGAAGTCGAAGACCGCGCTGAACGGCAGGAAGGTATCGCCGTCGAGCGCGAGCGCGAGTTGCACCTTGTGGCCGGCCGGTCCCGGCGTGCCGCTGCCGTTGAATGCCTGGTAGAACATCCACCAGCCGCCTTCGGCACGCCGTAGCAGGCTCGGGTCGGCGATCGGTTCGGCGACCGCGAGGCGCAGCCCCGCTTCCGGTTGCCAGCTGTTGCCGGCGTCGAAGGAGCGGCGGCTGGCGATACCGCCAGGGGCGTTGTAGCAGAGCCGCAGCGAACCGTCGGCGAGCACGGCGAGTTCGGGAATGCCGG comes from Lysobacterales bacterium and encodes:
- a CDS encoding exo-alpha-sialidase: MRFAISSGDGPFTLLASRIDGAGIPELAVLADGSLRLCYNAPGGIASRRSFDAGNSWQPEAGLRLAVAEPIADPSLLRRAEGGWWMFYQAFNGSGTPGPAGHKVQLALALDGDTFLPFSAVFDFASVPDGALQPAP
- a CDS encoding prevent-host-death protein; its protein translation is MRCVSLRDFRTRGTKALEGAAADETVLLSGQQGPAYFLVPALGDIALEDRDLRRALARAALRASWREAEASGLAAITDREIDAEIEAARVAAK